One segment of Aquimarina sp. BL5 DNA contains the following:
- a CDS encoding carbohydrate-binding protein, translating into MNDSQANRTTYYDWVRSYKLVDDNNPNNPPSVAITAPSNGASYEVGQSFSLTADASDADGNISKVEFFVNNNLIATEQVLPYETSTSLANPGNYVITAKATDNNGAVTTSQSVNITIKDDSVPPVDTISIPGSFEAENFESKSGSVRIENTPGTNSGKNLGYVKNGDSTDYIVTVDATSEYTLDVYASSNGVGGKVDILESGSVVGSIDIPVTGQWHSYKKFSTTVSLSSGEKTLRLSFKGGSGYLYNIDKVVTTRIQSVEQTITLSPIQDAYLQGATRYNSDMLRIEKDKRSGYLMFDLSSINGTITKADFKFTVYSDAGNGNVSVHKGNSDNWTETNLSNSNKPIKGIQLGTLNSNFPIGSAKTIPLKTAQISGNRLSLIIDALSGNDFAFASKENGSAAKPTLVITYTTNRANAIVENANDIKLYPNPVVNTISFSGNDMTGKIVKVFNVTGVLMKEVTLTENQNAIDVSGLSSGYYIINVLEAGKSNKIITSKKMIKQ; encoded by the coding sequence ATGAATGATTCTCAAGCTAATCGTACTACTTATTATGATTGGGTTCGTTCATATAAATTAGTTGACGATAATAATCCAAATAATCCTCCATCAGTGGCAATTACAGCTCCATCAAATGGTGCTAGTTATGAAGTTGGTCAAAGTTTTTCTCTAACTGCAGATGCATCCGATGCGGATGGTAATATTTCTAAAGTAGAATTTTTTGTAAATAATAATTTGATAGCTACCGAACAGGTTTTACCATATGAAACCTCTACATCGCTAGCTAATCCTGGTAATTACGTAATAACGGCTAAGGCTACAGATAATAACGGTGCAGTTACCACATCACAATCAGTAAATATTACTATTAAGGATGACTCTGTTCCACCTGTAGATACTATTAGTATTCCAGGATCTTTTGAAGCTGAAAATTTTGAGTCAAAATCAGGTAGTGTTCGTATCGAAAATACTCCAGGAACGAACTCTGGTAAGAATTTAGGATATGTTAAAAATGGAGATTCTACAGATTACATTGTAACTGTTGACGCAACTAGCGAATATACTTTAGATGTTTATGCTTCTAGTAATGGTGTAGGAGGTAAAGTAGATATTCTGGAATCAGGTTCTGTTGTGGGCTCGATAGATATTCCAGTTACAGGACAGTGGCATAGTTATAAGAAATTTTCTACAACTGTTTCTCTGTCTTCCGGAGAGAAAACTCTTAGATTATCGTTTAAAGGAGGTTCTGGGTATCTATACAACATAGATAAGGTTGTGACGACAAGGATTCAGTCCGTAGAGCAAACCATTACGCTATCTCCAATCCAAGATGCATATTTACAAGGGGCTACTCGGTATAATTCTGATATGCTTCGTATTGAAAAAGACAAACGTTCAGGGTATTTAATGTTTGATCTTTCTTCAATCAATGGAACCATAACAAAAGCGGATTTTAAATTTACGGTGTATTCTGATGCAGGAAACGGTAATGTTAGTGTTCATAAAGGAAATAGTGATAATTGGACGGAAACTAATTTATCTAATTCTAATAAGCCTATAAAAGGGATTCAATTAGGAACGTTAAACTCTAATTTCCCAATAGGTAGTGCTAAAACAATACCATTGAAAACAGCACAAATTTCAGGAAATAGGCTTTCATTAATTATTGATGCACTTTCAGGGAATGATTTTGCATTTGCATCCAAAGAAAATGGATCTGCTGCTAAGCCTACGTTGGTTATTACATATACAACTAATAGAGCTAATGCTATTGTAGAGAATGCCAATGATATTAAGTTGTATCCTAATCCAGTTGTAAATACAATTAGTTTTTCTGGAAATGATATGACAGGTAAAATCGTTAAGGTATTTAATGTTACTGGAGTATTAATGAAGGAAGTTACCCTAACAGAGAATCAGAATGCTATAGATGTAAGTGGTCTGTCATCAGGATATTATATTATCAATGTTTTAGAGGCAGGAAAATCGAATAAAATAATCACTTCTAAAAAAATGATTAAACAATAA
- a CDS encoding carbohydrate-binding protein yields the protein MKLTKLNILIAFCIFGFVSNMLAQNRPFFNKNKDILIAQFDSKPDPDDIHAQAALGSMLAHSDLDGVNAFGVAGAYGRQGGQFIDSDQLFEMVFGTGNWTDADADRSGSIKRIANKVIPILNGGGKVWVQEAGQSNITRDWVIEVQKSVNNNVVKNNVIVVQHSEWNQNLADNTSNSPASNPVVLNFVRNNTTYFYIDDGNAPFGGFGDHGPWGTPEYRSRDQKWLNQALSSPNNKAKQLWTEAERVIAIRYPNGVPYDWSFMKNGGLDYSDCVENWWIFNIGNKADSVDKFWNRYVVNTTGSNPDPDQCVALEQNGVVAVEAEHFDSQSKTNDRKWYAQDGNTATPSPDPDPDHSSGASSGGYLEILPDTRVTHGDPLVNGVSFSNTPGQVAIINYKVKFTTPGKYFVWVRAHSTGSEDNGIHVGIDGNWPASGARMQWCAGKNQWTWESKQRTNANHCGEAEKIYINVPSAGVHTISFSMREDGFEIDKFVLSKSYTKPTGNGPDEVLVDCGDENKPPQVSITSPANGASFQIGQTIPLVANASDTDGTVSKVEFFINNNLTATEQAAPYDTSTTITNPGNYAITAKATDNNGAVTTSQSVNITIKDDSVPPTDAIDIPGSFEAENFEIKSGSVRIENTPGTTAGKNLGFIVNGDFVDYAVNVESSSEYTFDVYASSNGAGGKVDIVESGTVVGSIDIPVTGQWHSYKKYSTTVSLSSGEKVLRLSFNGGSGYLYNIDKVVATKIQSVEQTATLSPIHDAYLQGSTRYNVDMLRIEQNKRSGYLMFDLSSINGTITQADLKFTVYSDAGNGNVSVSKGNSNNWTETNLSNSNKPGKGVQLGSLNANFPVGSTKTIPLKTAQISGNKLSLIIDALSGNDFAFASKENGSVTQAQLVITYDTNRNASLDNVNDNITFYPNPVVDIINISGETAGKTIKMYNTIGVLVKEVVLQESQNTIDISDLSSGIYIVNILEAGKTNNILSAKKVLKR from the coding sequence ATGAAACTAACTAAACTCAACATTTTAATCGCTTTTTGCATATTTGGATTTGTTTCCAACATGTTAGCGCAAAACCGACCCTTCTTTAATAAGAACAAAGACATTTTAATTGCTCAATTTGATAGTAAACCTGATCCAGATGACATTCATGCGCAAGCTGCTTTGGGTAGTATGTTAGCGCATTCAGATCTCGATGGAGTTAATGCTTTTGGTGTAGCAGGAGCTTATGGAAGACAAGGAGGACAATTTATTGACTCTGATCAATTATTCGAAATGGTATTTGGTACAGGTAACTGGACCGATGCAGATGCAGATAGAAGTGGTTCTATAAAAAGAATCGCTAACAAAGTTATCCCTATTCTTAACGGTGGAGGTAAAGTTTGGGTGCAAGAAGCAGGTCAATCAAATATCACTCGTGATTGGGTGATTGAAGTACAAAAAAGTGTAAACAATAATGTTGTAAAAAACAATGTCATTGTAGTACAACACAGTGAATGGAATCAGAATCTTGCGGATAATACGTCGAACTCACCTGCTTCAAATCCCGTGGTATTAAATTTCGTTAGAAACAATACAACCTATTTTTATATTGATGATGGTAACGCTCCTTTTGGTGGTTTTGGTGATCACGGACCATGGGGAACTCCAGAATATAGAAGTAGAGACCAAAAATGGTTAAATCAGGCATTAAGTTCACCAAATAATAAAGCAAAACAATTATGGACCGAAGCAGAAAGAGTAATTGCAATTAGGTATCCTAATGGAGTTCCTTACGATTGGTCATTTATGAAAAATGGGGGACTTGATTATTCAGACTGTGTAGAAAACTGGTGGATATTTAATATTGGCAATAAAGCCGATAGTGTGGACAAATTTTGGAACAGATATGTTGTTAACACAACAGGATCAAATCCTGATCCTGATCAATGTGTGGCTTTAGAACAAAACGGAGTTGTAGCAGTAGAAGCAGAACATTTTGATAGCCAATCTAAAACAAATGATAGAAAGTGGTACGCGCAGGATGGTAATACTGCTACACCAAGCCCTGATCCTGATCCTGATCATTCTTCTGGTGCAAGTAGTGGAGGGTATTTAGAAATTTTGCCGGATACCAGAGTTACACACGGTGATCCACTTGTAAATGGAGTTAGTTTTAGTAATACTCCAGGACAAGTAGCAATTATTAATTATAAGGTGAAGTTTACGACTCCAGGAAAATACTTTGTTTGGGTACGAGCACATTCTACCGGATCAGAGGATAATGGAATTCACGTAGGGATCGATGGGAATTGGCCAGCATCAGGAGCTAGAATGCAATGGTGTGCAGGTAAAAACCAATGGACCTGGGAGAGTAAACAACGTACGAACGCAAACCATTGTGGAGAAGCAGAAAAAATATATATAAATGTACCTTCTGCTGGTGTTCATACGATTTCTTTCTCTATGCGAGAAGATGGATTCGAAATCGATAAGTTCGTGTTATCTAAAAGTTATACAAAACCAACAGGAAATGGTCCTGATGAAGTTTTAGTAGATTGCGGTGATGAAAACAAACCACCACAAGTTTCAATAACATCTCCTGCGAATGGAGCTAGTTTCCAAATTGGTCAGACTATTCCTTTAGTAGCAAATGCATCCGATACTGATGGAACCGTTTCTAAGGTTGAATTTTTTATCAATAATAACTTGACCGCTACTGAGCAAGCAGCACCTTACGACACTTCTACTACAATTACCAATCCAGGTAACTATGCGATAACAGCCAAAGCAACTGATAATAATGGAGCTGTTACTACGTCTCAATCTGTAAATATCACAATTAAAGATGATTCAGTACCGCCAACAGATGCTATTGATATACCAGGATCTTTTGAAGCAGAAAACTTTGAGATAAAGTCAGGTAGTGTGCGTATAGAAAATACGCCTGGAACTACTGCTGGTAAAAACTTAGGGTTTATTGTAAATGGAGATTTCGTTGATTATGCTGTAAACGTGGAGTCCAGCAGTGAGTATACGTTTGATGTTTATGCTTCGAGTAATGGTGCAGGAGGAAAAGTTGATATCGTTGAATCTGGAACTGTTGTTGGTTCTATAGATATTCCTGTAACAGGACAATGGCATAGTTATAAGAAGTACTCTACTACCGTTTCTTTATCATCAGGAGAGAAAGTACTTAGATTATCGTTTAATGGAGGATCTGGATACCTATATAATATTGATAAGGTTGTAGCAACAAAGATTCAGTCTGTGGAACAAACAGCTACTTTATCTCCAATACATGATGCATATTTACAAGGATCAACACGATATAATGTTGATATGCTTCGTATTGAACAAAATAAGCGTTCAGGATATTTAATGTTTGACCTTTCCTCTATCAATGGAACTATTACCCAAGCTGATCTTAAGTTTACGGTATATTCTGATGCAGGAAATGGAAATGTAAGCGTTAGTAAAGGTAATAGTAATAATTGGACAGAGACGAATTTATCTAACTCCAATAAACCAGGAAAAGGTGTTCAATTAGGATCATTAAATGCTAATTTCCCAGTAGGAAGTACCAAAACAATACCATTAAAGACAGCCCAGATTTCAGGTAATAAACTTTCGTTAATTATAGATGCGCTTTCAGGTAATGATTTTGCATTTGCATCTAAGGAAAACGGATCGGTTACACAAGCTCAATTAGTGATTACTTATGATACTAATAGAAATGCTAGCCTTGATAATGTAAATGATAATATTACTTTCTATCCAAATCCGGTAGTTGATATAATTAATATTTCTGGCGAAACTGCTGGTAAGACTATTAAAATGTATAATACTATTGGGGTTCTTGTTAAAGAAGTAGTGCTACAAGAAAGTCAAAACACGATTGATATTAGTGATTTATCATCAGGAATTTACATCGTCAATATTTTAGAAGCTGGTAAAACGAATAATATTCTTTCTGCTAAGAAAGTATTAAAACGTTAA
- a CDS encoding RICIN domain-containing protein produces the protein MSSLHAKNIYVAKNGNDSNSGTESSPYKTIAKASAVAQAGDVVIIGQGTYEEIVRPARSGRAGQPITYIAKNGEKVIISAMQALSSWQRDNGAIYKIKVDWDLGQENFVLNGNTAMDLARWPNNKDGDPFTLNSRRNDGGSGSNVVNGAFLTSSQIPNINWSGGSVFFYGDKPGSGWIAWKAFINSSSSGRVNFKLDKNPAWIRTFHAPADKGDFYLEGVKGALDYQNEWWFNKQTKELFVQMPGGQAPVNGVVQMRRRTTTVDLSGRSFIHIRNLAVFGGSINMPRNSNNNVIYGVSSFYGNHTLGVQKGFSANKQSVLMEGNNNTIERCEIAFGAANGIKVSGDKNRILNSRIHDFNYIGSYDAPINARGGRNTLFKGNTIFRAGRDGIQFFNNRSEFAYNDVYRSNLINDDCALLYTVGGPHHGEIHHNWFHDSEGRGKLRKAAGIYLDNDAEAFSVHHNVVWNVEWTGVQINWNGKDIDIFNNTLVKTKGGAMGAWHKAGTAFSNVKVWNNIADVRTEDDPSTQEDEGTFERDADKQNNVITQSGFTNYNGNNFTLKSNSPAVNAGRRISGITDGFVGSAPDAGAYEFGGENWVPGVNWNPVLGPTGNGCYGLPGEDCNDTTVPDEIAFVNAATTIQPQTSYDFKVNYSASANREIVVEFWSSTGWLGQQMVTVNAGTGTANVTVDLASAPTLGAGYIYKAHIRPVGTTWQEAIDRDQVDNVTVANQTFADKVSFSNAPTTIVQATSYSFDINYEASTDREIIVEFWSSTNWIAQQNEIVLKGTGVKTITVNLPSLPQPGSGYVYKAHIRPLNTSWQDAIDRDQINNVTVSARFTQLIPNGIYYIESPQNNERLLARALESHSARMHKPANFDDQKWEIRHISDNSYTIKNLGNNRYLEVPYARCENGTNVATWTDDVDSHKKWKIVKNGNDIYGVKPMHCLSRALDRAGGVVGANATIWDYNNTNANQKWKIISLGNREKPDEKVTAPLSVYPNPSTNSITIQGVEANDILIIYDLMGKIIKQTKSTSNNESLIISDIASGVYILSVFGKSKVQFIKD, from the coding sequence GTGTCTTCCTTACACGCGAAAAATATTTATGTAGCAAAAAACGGAAATGATTCCAATTCTGGAACAGAATCAAGCCCATATAAGACAATTGCTAAGGCTTCTGCGGTAGCTCAAGCAGGTGATGTCGTTATTATTGGACAAGGAACTTATGAAGAAATAGTTAGACCAGCTAGATCAGGTCGTGCTGGTCAACCGATAACATATATTGCTAAAAATGGAGAAAAAGTAATTATCTCAGCAATGCAGGCTTTAAGTAGTTGGCAGAGAGATAATGGAGCAATTTACAAGATAAAAGTAGATTGGGATTTAGGCCAAGAGAATTTTGTCTTAAATGGCAATACCGCTATGGATTTGGCTAGGTGGCCTAATAATAAAGATGGAGATCCTTTTACTTTAAATTCTCGCAGGAATGATGGAGGTAGTGGAAGTAATGTAGTGAATGGTGCTTTTTTAACATCTTCACAAATACCTAATATAAATTGGTCAGGAGGATCAGTTTTCTTTTATGGAGATAAACCTGGATCAGGATGGATTGCTTGGAAAGCATTTATCAACAGTAGTTCATCAGGAAGAGTGAATTTTAAATTAGATAAAAACCCTGCTTGGATAAGAACTTTTCACGCACCTGCAGATAAAGGGGATTTTTATTTGGAAGGAGTAAAAGGGGCTTTAGATTATCAAAACGAATGGTGGTTTAATAAGCAGACAAAAGAATTATTTGTACAAATGCCTGGTGGGCAGGCGCCAGTTAATGGAGTTGTGCAAATGAGAAGAAGAACAACAACAGTAGATCTAAGTGGTAGAAGTTTTATTCATATCAGAAACCTCGCTGTTTTTGGGGGATCCATCAATATGCCTAGAAATTCAAACAACAATGTGATTTATGGTGTTTCCTCTTTTTATGGGAATCATACACTTGGAGTTCAGAAAGGATTTTCAGCCAATAAACAAAGTGTTTTAATGGAAGGGAATAATAATACTATAGAACGCTGTGAAATAGCTTTCGGTGCTGCTAATGGTATTAAAGTTAGTGGTGATAAAAATAGAATTCTTAATTCTAGAATTCACGATTTTAATTATATCGGTTCTTATGATGCGCCCATTAATGCAAGAGGAGGAAGAAATACCCTTTTTAAAGGAAATACAATTTTTAGAGCCGGAAGAGATGGTATTCAATTTTTTAATAATAGAAGTGAGTTTGCCTATAACGATGTATACAGGTCAAACTTAATTAATGATGATTGTGCCTTACTATACACAGTAGGTGGTCCGCATCATGGGGAGATTCATCATAATTGGTTTCATGATAGTGAAGGTAGAGGGAAATTAAGAAAAGCTGCAGGAATATATTTAGATAATGATGCAGAGGCATTTTCGGTTCATCATAATGTAGTCTGGAATGTAGAATGGACTGGAGTTCAAATCAACTGGAATGGTAAGGATATTGATATCTTCAATAATACTTTAGTGAAAACTAAAGGAGGAGCGATGGGAGCTTGGCATAAGGCGGGAACAGCTTTTTCTAATGTTAAGGTATGGAATAATATTGCTGATGTTAGAACGGAAGATGACCCTTCTACTCAGGAAGATGAAGGTACTTTCGAAAGAGATGCGGATAAACAAAATAATGTAATTACACAGTCAGGTTTTACTAATTATAACGGAAATAACTTCACATTAAAATCTAACTCACCTGCGGTAAACGCTGGTAGAAGAATATCAGGCATAACTGATGGATTCGTTGGATCTGCACCAGATGCTGGAGCTTATGAATTCGGAGGAGAAAATTGGGTTCCTGGAGTTAATTGGAATCCTGTTTTGGGTCCGACAGGAAACGGTTGCTACGGATTACCAGGTGAAGACTGTAATGATACAACTGTTCCTGATGAGATAGCATTTGTAAATGCGGCAACAACAATTCAACCTCAAACATCGTATGATTTTAAAGTGAATTATAGTGCTTCGGCAAATAGAGAAATTGTAGTTGAATTTTGGTCATCCACAGGTTGGTTAGGTCAGCAGATGGTAACCGTGAATGCAGGTACAGGAACAGCAAATGTGACGGTTGATTTGGCATCTGCACCAACTCTAGGTGCTGGATATATCTACAAAGCACATATAAGACCAGTGGGCACTACCTGGCAAGAAGCTATCGATAGAGACCAGGTGGATAATGTAACTGTTGCTAACCAAACATTTGCGGATAAGGTTTCCTTTAGCAATGCACCAACTACTATTGTACAAGCAACTTCGTATTCATTTGATATTAATTATGAGGCTTCAACAGATAGAGAAATTATAGTTGAGTTTTGGTCTTCTACCAATTGGATAGCTCAGCAAAACGAGATTGTTCTTAAAGGAACAGGTGTAAAAACGATTACAGTAAACCTTCCTAGTCTACCACAACCAGGATCTGGGTATGTTTACAAGGCACATATCCGTCCCTTAAATACTTCTTGGCAAGATGCAATTGATCGAGATCAAATAAATAATGTAACGGTAAGTGCTCGTTTTACCCAGCTAATCCCAAATGGTATTTATTATATAGAATCTCCTCAGAATAATGAAAGATTATTAGCTCGCGCTTTAGAAAGTCATAGTGCCAGAATGCATAAGCCAGCGAATTTTGATGATCAGAAATGGGAGATTAGGCATATTAGTGATAATTCATATACCATTAAAAATTTAGGAAACAACAGATATTTAGAAGTTCCTTATGCTCGTTGTGAAAATGGAACCAATGTCGCCACTTGGACCGATGATGTAGATTCTCATAAGAAATGGAAAATCGTTAAGAATGGTAATGATATTTATGGGGTAAAACCGATGCATTGTCTTTCTAGAGCATTAGATAGAGCCGGAGGAGTAGTTGGTGCGAATGCAACTATTTGGGACTATAATAATACAAATGCGAATCAAAAATGGAAAATAATTTCATTGGGTAATAGAGAAAAACCAGATGAAAAAGTTACTGCCCCTTTATCTGTTTATCCTAATCCATCAACGAATTCTATTACAATTCAGGGAGTGGAAGCGAACGATATTTTAATCATATATGATTTAATGGGTAAAATTATTAAACAAACTAAATCAACATCCAATAACGAATCATTGATCATCTCAGATATAGCATCTGGTGTATATATTTTATCGGTATTTGGCAAAAGCAAAGTGCAATTTATTAAAGACTAA
- a CDS encoding glycoside hydrolase family 9 protein, which translates to MKKNQQNLFLLFFTLCFGQYIIAQHNYGEALQKSILFYEAQQSGELPDWNRINWRNDAGVNDGQDVGLDLTGGWFDAGDHIKFGFPMAFSVTALNWGFLEYKDGYDAVNQTEHFKRNIKWVTDYFIKCHPTKFEFYAQVSKKGQDHSFWMPAEMIDVHPQYGQRESFKLDTSHPGTEVVCETAAALASASIIFKDSDPTYSATLLQHAKDLYEFGETYKGKYTEEGGIPAVGTYSSGGYEDELSWGALWLYKATGDNTYLQKAEANYSEPDYLWSFVWDDKRYGNMVLLAQITGKQNYIDNVERHLQFWVDNGNGVTYSPGGQAHLTQWGSLRHSMNAALTALIYSDNIDSPNKQVYHDFAVDQIKYALGDNPNNRSLVTGFGVNPPTKPHHRGQHSSWTRSESIPEESRHTLWGALMGGPGSPDDVFVENRSDFQANEVACDYNACYQGVLARMVMEFGGTELSNFPQEETAGVEFLNETKINSESGRFTELAIWLNNRSAWPARIPGSLTARYFIDITEGVAAGYTPDDYEITARGNGSATGGLQPWNPENNIYYVEVAIDQNNMPFPGGQGEHRKEIQVRVSVPNNAPENAWDPLNDFSYDGLSNTLIESERVPIYADGVLVWGIEPSASLSVDEFNKSGLVVYPNPSEDVLNLSGNTSVLQNGKIVVSGILGNTIYSRSLTNTIAGRVTINTSDFASGIYFLNVITEEGKRLTSRFIKK; encoded by the coding sequence ATGAAAAAAAATCAACAAAACTTATTTTTATTGTTTTTTACATTATGCTTTGGGCAATACATTATTGCACAACACAATTACGGAGAAGCATTACAAAAATCAATCTTATTTTATGAGGCACAACAATCAGGAGAGCTTCCAGATTGGAATAGAATTAACTGGCGAAACGATGCAGGTGTAAACGATGGTCAAGACGTAGGACTAGATTTAACCGGAGGATGGTTTGACGCAGGAGATCATATCAAATTTGGTTTTCCTATGGCATTTTCTGTAACTGCATTAAACTGGGGTTTTCTAGAATACAAAGACGGTTATGATGCTGTAAATCAGACGGAACACTTTAAGCGAAACATTAAATGGGTAACTGATTATTTTATTAAATGTCACCCTACTAAGTTCGAATTTTATGCTCAAGTTTCTAAAAAAGGACAGGATCATAGTTTTTGGATGCCAGCAGAAATGATAGATGTTCATCCTCAATATGGACAAAGAGAATCTTTCAAATTAGATACAAGTCATCCAGGAACAGAGGTGGTTTGTGAAACGGCAGCTGCATTAGCATCCGCTAGTATTATTTTTAAAGATAGCGATCCTACCTATAGCGCTACCTTATTACAACACGCTAAAGATTTATATGAATTTGGTGAAACTTATAAAGGAAAATATACAGAAGAAGGTGGAATTCCTGCTGTAGGGACATATTCTTCAGGTGGATATGAAGATGAATTATCTTGGGGAGCATTATGGCTGTATAAGGCAACAGGTGATAATACATATCTTCAAAAAGCAGAAGCAAATTATTCTGAACCAGATTATTTATGGAGCTTTGTTTGGGATGATAAAAGATATGGGAATATGGTTTTATTGGCTCAGATAACAGGTAAACAAAACTATATAGATAACGTAGAAAGACATCTTCAATTTTGGGTTGACAATGGAAATGGAGTGACATACTCTCCAGGAGGTCAAGCGCACCTAACTCAATGGGGATCATTACGTCATTCCATGAATGCAGCTTTAACAGCCTTGATCTATAGTGATAATATCGATTCTCCTAATAAGCAAGTATACCATGATTTCGCAGTGGACCAAATTAAATACGCATTGGGAGATAACCCTAATAATAGAAGTTTGGTTACTGGTTTTGGGGTAAATCCTCCAACTAAACCACACCATAGAGGGCAGCATTCTAGTTGGACGAGAAGTGAGAGTATTCCAGAAGAGTCTAGGCATACTTTGTGGGGAGCTCTTATGGGTGGACCAGGAAGCCCTGATGATGTTTTTGTCGAAAATCGTTCTGATTTTCAAGCAAACGAAGTGGCTTGTGATTACAATGCGTGTTATCAGGGAGTATTAGCAAGAATGGTAATGGAATTTGGAGGAACAGAATTAAGCAATTTTCCACAAGAAGAAACAGCTGGGGTTGAGTTTTTAAATGAAACAAAGATCAATAGTGAGTCCGGAAGATTTACCGAATTAGCAATCTGGCTGAATAATAGATCAGCTTGGCCTGCGAGAATACCTGGTAGTCTTACAGCTCGCTATTTTATTGATATTACTGAAGGAGTAGCTGCAGGATATACTCCTGATGATTATGAAATTACAGCTAGAGGTAATGGAAGTGCTACGGGAGGATTACAACCTTGGAATCCTGAGAATAATATTTATTATGTTGAAGTAGCTATTGATCAAAATAATATGCCTTTTCCTGGTGGTCAAGGAGAGCATAGGAAAGAGATTCAAGTAAGAGTTTCTGTTCCGAATAATGCCCCGGAAAATGCCTGGGATCCTCTTAATGATTTTTCTTATGATGGTTTAAGCAATACTCTTATTGAATCAGAAAGAGTCCCTATTTATGCAGATGGAGTATTAGTTTGGGGAATTGAACCTTCAGCTTCGTTATCTGTAGATGAATTTAATAAATCTGGACTTGTAGTATATCCAAATCCATCAGAAGATGTATTAAATCTATCTGGGAATACTTCAGTATTGCAAAATGGAAAAATTGTAGTTTCCGGAATTTTAGGTAATACTATTTATAGTAGATCGTTAACAAATACCATTGCCGGAAGGGTAACTATCAATACATCTGATTTTGCATCTGGGATTTATTTTCTTAACGTAATTACGGAAGAAGGGAAGCGTTTGACTTCTAGATTTATAAAGAAATAG